The Mangrovivirga cuniculi genomic sequence CATTTTTCGGAGGAATTGTGGCAATGGGAGGATTTTATTTTATAGGTGGTCAGGAGACGAAAGTAATTGAAGCCAGCCCTAACGAGACGGTCAGGTTTTCAAATTTTGTTCCTGACGAGGATTATATAGTTCCTGAAGGGTTAAATTTTATTCATGCTGCAGAAAAAACAACTCCTGCGGTAGTGCATATTAGGTCAAAGGTTATTCAACAACCTACGAGTGGAAGTTCGCAGAATCCTCTGTTTGATTTTTTTCAGCCAAGAGGAGGGCAACGCATGCCAATGGCTGCCTCCGGTTCAGGAGTAATCGTTTCTTCAGATGGCTATATAGTAACTAACAATCATGTTATTGATAATGCTGATGAAGTGAGTGTTACACTTTCTGACAACAGGCAGTATACTGCTGAGGTAATCGGCACAGACCCTAATACAGATTTGGCTCTTATAAAGATCGAATCAGAAACGAATTTACCATTTCTTAAACTCGCTGATTCCGATGATGTAAAAGTCGGTGAATGGGTTTTAGCAGTGGGTAATCCGTTTGAATTAAATAGTACGGTTACAGCAGGAATTGTGAGTGCTAAAGCGAGGAATATTAATATAATGAGAACTCGCTATGGAATTGAGACTTTTATTCAGACTGATGCAGCAGTAAATCCGGGTAACAGTGGTGGAGCTTTAGTGGATCTGAATGGAGACTTAATAGGAATCAATACTGCTATTGCATCTAATACAGGTAGCTATCAGGGGTATAGTTTTGCAGTGCCATCATCTCTTGTTAAAAAGGTTATGGAAGATTTAAGGGAGTATGGAGTGGTACAAAGACCTTTATTAGGTGTGGAGATCGTATCTAATAATGCTCAGATTGCTGAACAGGAAGATCTTGAGGTTGTAGATGGTGTTTATATTGCAAATGTATCAGCCGGAGGTGCTGCAGAAGAAGCAGGAATTAAGCCCGGTGATGTTGTGATAGAGATTGACGGTGAGAAGATCAATAATTCAGCTGAACTACAGGAAATGGTTGCACTTCACAGACCTGGCGATGTGATCGAAGTAAAAGTTAACCGTGATGGTAAAAATAAAAGTTTTGAAGCTAAGCTTAAAAACCAGAATATGGGTTATGAGGTTGTTGAGCTGGAAGAAAGGGGTGAAGCCGGAGGAGCTACAGTGGTCGTTCCATCTGCGGATGTAATGGAAAAACTGGGTATCGATAATGGGGTGATGTTGAAAGACATCTCCGGTACACGCTGGGAGCAATTAGGTATTGACGAAGGGTTTATTTTGACTAAAATCAATAATCGTCAAATCAGTAATCCTGATGAGCTGAGTCAGATACTCAGGCAGTCAGATGGTAAAAGAGTAAAAATAGAAGGAGTTTATCCTGACGGTCGTGAACTGGTTTACGGGTTCACATGGTAGTAATAATCGAATAAAAAATTGAGAGCGGTGAAATTAATTCACCGCTCTTTTTTTTACAATATGTTTCAGAGCAAAAGTTAATTATTATCTTTAAAGCCTCAATAATAAACACAACCAAAATTCGAAAGCAATGAGTATTAAAAAGTCATTTGGAATCGAGGAAGCCCTTAATTTATTTGGAATTAAAGATAAGAATCCAGGAACACTTGTCGGTGAAAAATCAATCACAGGCACAGGAGAATATATCGAAAGCTCATCCCCTGTTGACGGTGGATCTTTAGGTAGCGTTGATGTAACATCTAAAGAAGCTTATGATCAGGTCATCGAAGAAACATCTAAAGCATTTAAGGAATGGAGGATGATGCCAGCTCCAAAAAGAGGAGAGATCATCAGGCAGATCGGTGAGGCTTTAAGAGAGTATAAAGAACCTTTAGGAAAGCTTGTTTCTTATGAAATGGGTAAATCTCTGCAGGAAGGATATGGTGAAGTACAGGAAATGATCGATATCTGTGATTTTGCGGTAGGCTTAAGCCGTCAGCTTTATGGGTTAACCATGCATTCGGAAAGACCCGGGCACAGAATGTATGAGCAGTATCATCCGCTAGGAGTTGTAGGAATTATTTCAGCTTTTAATTTTCCTGTAGCGGTATGGAGCTGGAACTCGATGCTCGCATGGGTATGTGGAGACGTTTGTATCTGGAAACCTTCTGAAAAAACACCAATTACTGCATTAGCTTGCCAGAAGATTACCACAGAGGTATTGAAAAAGAATAATGTACCAACAGCCATCTCATGTGTCATCAATGGTGATTATAAAGTTGGAGAAATGATGACTTCAGACAAGCGTGTGCCATTGATATCAGCTACAGGAAGTATCCGAATGGGAAAAATCGTAGCTCAGGCAGTAGGGGCCAGATTAGGGAAAACCTTATTAGAGCTCGGTGGTAATAATGCTATAATAATTTCTAAGGACGCAGATCTTGATATAGCAATCAGAGGAGCATTATTTGGTGCTGTCGGAACTGCCGGTCAGAGATGTACAAGTACCCGACGCCTTATAATTCATGAAGATGTATATGATGAGGTTAAAGAAAGACTTGTAAATGCTTACGGAAAACTTAAGATCGGTAATCCACTTGATCAGTCAAACCAGGTAGGACCATTGATCGATACTCATGCGGTGGATCAGTACACAAAATCTATCGAAGCAGTAAAAGCTGAAGGTGGAACAACTGTAATTGATGGTGAAGTATTAAAAGGTGAAGAATACGAAACCGGTACTTATGTAAAGCCAGCAATTTTTGAGGTTGAAAATCATTTCGAAATCGTTCAGCATGAAACATTTGCTCCGATACTTTATATGATGAAATACAGTGATCTTGAAGATGCTATCGAGATGCAAAATGCAGTTCCTCAGGGGCTTTCTTCTGCTATTATGTCGACGAATATCAGGGAAACAGAGATGTTCCTTTCTCATGCGGGTTCTGATTGTGGTATTGCCAATGTTAACATCGGAACATCAGGTGCTGAGATTGGTGGTGCCTTTGGCGGTGAAAAAGAAACCGGTGGAGGACGTGAATCGGGTAGTGAT encodes the following:
- a CDS encoding Do family serine endopeptidase gives rise to the protein MNRYNYFIGLFVAAFFGGIVAMGGFYFIGGQETKVIEASPNETVRFSNFVPDEDYIVPEGLNFIHAAEKTTPAVVHIRSKVIQQPTSGSSQNPLFDFFQPRGGQRMPMAASGSGVIVSSDGYIVTNNHVIDNADEVSVTLSDNRQYTAEVIGTDPNTDLALIKIESETNLPFLKLADSDDVKVGEWVLAVGNPFELNSTVTAGIVSAKARNINIMRTRYGIETFIQTDAAVNPGNSGGALVDLNGDLIGINTAIASNTGSYQGYSFAVPSSLVKKVMEDLREYGVVQRPLLGVEIVSNNAQIAEQEDLEVVDGVYIANVSAGGAAEEAGIKPGDVVIEIDGEKINNSAELQEMVALHRPGDVIEVKVNRDGKNKSFEAKLKNQNMGYEVVELEERGEAGGATVVVPSADVMEKLGIDNGVMLKDISGTRWEQLGIDEGFILTKINNRQISNPDELSQILRQSDGKRVKIEGVYPDGRELVYGFTW
- the amaB gene encoding L-piperidine-6-carboxylate dehydrogenase, with product MSIKKSFGIEEALNLFGIKDKNPGTLVGEKSITGTGEYIESSSPVDGGSLGSVDVTSKEAYDQVIEETSKAFKEWRMMPAPKRGEIIRQIGEALREYKEPLGKLVSYEMGKSLQEGYGEVQEMIDICDFAVGLSRQLYGLTMHSERPGHRMYEQYHPLGVVGIISAFNFPVAVWSWNSMLAWVCGDVCIWKPSEKTPITALACQKITTEVLKKNNVPTAISCVINGDYKVGEMMTSDKRVPLISATGSIRMGKIVAQAVGARLGKTLLELGGNNAIIISKDADLDIAIRGALFGAVGTAGQRCTSTRRLIIHEDVYDEVKERLVNAYGKLKIGNPLDQSNQVGPLIDTHAVDQYTKSIEAVKAEGGTTVIDGEVLKGEEYETGTYVKPAIFEVENHFEIVQHETFAPILYMMKYSDLEDAIEMQNAVPQGLSSAIMSTNIRETEMFLSHAGSDCGIANVNIGTSGAEIGGAFGGEKETGGGRESGSDAWKVYMRRQTNTINYSTQLPLAQGIEFDI